The nucleotide sequence CCTCAAAACCTCATAAAAGAAAAGAATGCTACAAATCATGTAAATAAAGCATTAGTGTTACTTTTTCACAAACATTTGTAGCAAACTTTAACATAATTGGGGTTAGCAGGGAAGCAAGAAAATCAATAACTAAATATCCCCATTAGCTAACATTTGAATCAACCTTGGTGTACCTGGATCAAACCCTCCTAAATCCCAAGAAAGGGGATCTTTTGGATCAACTAAAGTAATCCGGTAAGGTGCTAAAGTCACATACACCGCCTTAACATCAGGGTTGACTTTTTTGCGATATCGTGCTAATGCTTCTGTGGGATGATGATAACCTGCCCAACTTTCGCTATCTGTCCAGAAACAAATAACATCCGCTTTAAAGCGCTCTTTGATCATCCAATCATAAGCAACAGAAGCATCCGTTCCCCCAAAGTTATTATCCCTAGCTTTACGAAGGGCAGAACTAAAACTATCTCGCCCAGTAATTCCCAAGTCTTTAAACTGGGTAGAAAACCCGCGAATCATATAGTTTTTTTCCGCTTTGGCGGTTACCAGAGCCATCGCTGTCGCAATTTCGCAGCAGGTTAAACCCACAGAAGACACGACGCTGCCAGACATCGAACCCGAAACGTCTACCGCGTGCATAAACACTTTACCCGTCGGTTCAGCCGCATCAAACGCCAACTCAACGGCCTTTTCTAAAATAGAGACAATACGCTCTACCGGATTCCAGGTTTTTTGAGAGCGTCCTAATTTCCCCCCAGATTGATAGGTTTTTAAGGCTTTTAAGACATCTATCGGGTGAATCCGTCCCTTACGCAACCGCTCTTTATTATTAAGAACCGATTCCACTCGATCTAAGTTAGCTCTTTCATCCCCTCGTAAAATGCCAATCTCGGTTAAAGACCCCAAATTCCGCAGCAATGCACCGATGGGCATTTCATTAAAGAGCAATTGCCAAGCGGCTTGATCCATTTTACCCACAGGGGCAGCCATTTCATGGGTTAAATGCCCTTGGGTGATAGCTTCATGAGTCTTATCGGGATGCCGCTTAAGCCATTCATACCACCACACCTGAGCTAAAGCCGGTGAAGGAATTTCTTCGGGTAAGTCTTCCCATCCTTTAACCACCCATTGAAACAGTCGGTTATGGTCTTCGGTAGGTGGGTTAACATGAAACAGCCGCAAAGCATCACGATGAGAAAACCCTTGACGTTGTTGATATTTCAGCAGTTGATAGGCTAACCCTTTCACGTCTTCTCGAGATAACCACTGTCTGCCGGCATCTCGAATTACCTTACCAAAGCCGCGCATCGATTTAGTATAAGCTAACCATTCGTAGAAGTGCGAACCCGTCCGAACTACTTGGGGAAAGACTTCACAAAAGGCTTTTTTCGCTTCGGCGGTTTTACCCATCGACAGCAAAACCAGAGCTAACAGAGGAGCGCTGTTATTGATAGCGCGTCCATCACTAGCATAAAGGATTTCTGAAGCTACCCGCGTCGGGTCAGTAAGAACAGCTTGTTGAACAACTTTAACAAAATCGTCGGTTAATTCGTGTTTATCGGCATAATAAGTGCTTTGGGCGGTTCCAATTAATAGACAACGCCGCAACATATTCCACAGGCCAGTATCAAACATCCATCCCCCGGAGCGGCCTTGGATCATTTCTTTTTCTCGGCCAGGGATAGGTTGAGATTGGGGTGTACCTGTTTTCTTTTTGTGATAAAATTTGTAAT is from Gloeothece verrucosa PCC 7822 and encodes:
- a CDS encoding TROVE domain-containing protein, with translation MNYKFYHKKKTGTPQSQPIPGREKEMIQGRSGGWMFDTGLWNMLRRCLLIGTAQSTYYADKHELTDDFVKVVQQAVLTDPTRVASEILYASDGRAINNSAPLLALVLLSMGKTAEAKKAFCEVFPQVVRTGSHFYEWLAYTKSMRGFGKVIRDAGRQWLSREDVKGLAYQLLKYQQRQGFSHRDALRLFHVNPPTEDHNRLFQWVVKGWEDLPEEIPSPALAQVWWYEWLKRHPDKTHEAITQGHLTHEMAAPVGKMDQAAWQLLFNEMPIGALLRNLGSLTEIGILRGDERANLDRVESVLNNKERLRKGRIHPIDVLKALKTYQSGGKLGRSQKTWNPVERIVSILEKAVELAFDAAEPTGKVFMHAVDVSGSMSGSVVSSVGLTCCEIATAMALVTAKAEKNYMIRGFSTQFKDLGITGRDSFSSALRKARDNNFGGTDASVAYDWMIKERFKADVICFWTDSESWAGYHHPTEALARYRKKVNPDVKAVYVTLAPYRITLVDPKDPLSWDLGGFDPGTPRLIQMLANGDI